A window of Desulfobulbus oralis genomic DNA:
GAGAAGACGAAACCCTTTTCTTCAAGGGCCCGCGGCAAGACCTTTTGCCCCTGCAGGAGCGACTGGCCGAATTCACCCAGGGCAAGTCGCATCAGCGGCGCGGGCGCGGGAAAAAAGGCGGGGCGGCCGAGTTGGGCCGCAAGCGTTCTGGCAAACTCGATTTGCCTGACCGCTTCAGGAGCTGAGCAGTTGAAAGGACCATGACACGATTCGCAGTCGAGAAGGAACTGGGCCGCTGCCACCAGATCCGCCAGATGAATCCAGGGGAACCACTGTCTGCCCTTGCCGATAGGGCCGCCCAGGCCCAGTTGAAAGGGCAGCCTCATGCTTTGCAGCGCTCCACCCGCCTTGCCCAGAACCACGGCAAGGCGCATGATGACCACTCTGGCCCCCTTGTCCTCGGCCCCCTGGGCCAGAGCCTCCCATTCGCGGCATACCCGGGCGAGAAAATCGCTGCCGCCGGGATGCGCTTCGCTGTGCTCTTCTTCACCGCCATTGCCGTAGTAGCCGGCGGCCGAGGCGCTGAGCAGCACCATGCCGTTTCCTTTGGGGATCGCGGCCACCAGATTCCTGGTGGTCTCGATGCGGCTGTCGAGAATTGCCGCTTTGGCGGCCTTGGTCCACAGGGTGAAGACCGATTTTCCAGCCAGATTGATCAGTGCGTCCTGGCTGGCAACCGCATCCTGCCAGGGCCCGGGCCTGGTGGTGTCGGCCGTGATGCAGCTCAGGTCTGCCAGTGCCTGATGGCGGCGGCAACTTTTCCCGCTGCTGCCGATGACAGTGACAACATGGCCCTGGGCCATGGCACTGCCGACAAAACCGGTGCCTCCGGTGATGAGTATCTTCATGGTTCCTCCTGGCCTGTGGTCGGTGCGCTGCATGTCGTTTGCATACCCTAATGAGGATGTGCCATGCAATAAAGACGCTGGCGCATGCCAAAATCTCATGATGAACACCCGCCTATCAGCAGGATGAGGGCCAGGGGGCAACGGATTGGAAGGCAAATCTGATCTGCAGCTCCAGGGCAGGGTGGCACTGGTCCGCCTTTGCGTGGGATGCCTACGCATTTTTACAGGCTGCATGCGCCCGGCAGCGCGGCACGGACGGGAACAGTCAGGGCTTTTGCGGTATATTTTCCCAGAGGCAGGAGTTTGCAGAAGATCACGGAGGTGCTGCTTGCCAACGCAGCGGCCCGGTTGAATAATTGAGCGCGCAACTGTTTAAAAGGCCAGGGGCCCGCTGCAGTGTGTAACCGGATCCCCCGGTGCTGCAAGCAAAGATCCCTGAAGAAAAAGGGTACCAATCCATTGGTACCCTTTGACAAGACAAAATGCACCGCAAGCTAGGTGTGGTGCCGCCCCCCGTGCTTCAGCTTTTTTTATTGACCCGCTCCCGTAAAAGGCCGGAGGGTTTGAAGGTAACGACCCTCCTGGCCTCCAGGGTCAGGGACTTGCCGGTTTGGGGGTTGCGGCCGCGGCGCTCACTTTTGTCCCGTACCGTGAACTTGCCAAAGCTGCTTAAAAGCAAATCTTCGCCACGCACAAGCGATGCCTTGGCCAGGGCAAGGAACAGTTCGACCGCCTCCACGGCCTGGGATTTGGTCAGGGTGGAGTGGCTTGTATAAATTTTTTCCACTAGATCGGTTTTCGTCAGGGTACCCATGCGGATTTCTGTGTATGGCCTGAAAACTTAGGCTTTGGACAGGCAATGAAATGCTTCTTTGCCGGCAAAGCGGGCCGCACGCCCCAGTTCATCCTCAATACGCAGCAGTTGATTGTACTTGGCAACCCGATCACTTCGTGAAGGCGCTCCGGTTTTGATCTGTCCGCTGTTCAGGGCCACGGCCAGATCGGCGATGGTGCTGTCTTCGGTTTCTCCTGAACGGTGCGAAATCACAGCCGTATAACGGGCCCGGTGCGCCATCTCGACCGCATCGATGGTTTCGGTCAGAGAGCCAATCTGGTTCAGTTTGACGAGGATGGAGTTGCCAATGCCCTGGGCAATGCCCTCCTTGAGAATGCTGGTGTTGGTGACAAAAATATCATCACCCACCAGTTGCATGCGATCACCCAATGCCTGGGTCAGTTTTTTCCAGCCATCCCAGTCATTTTCTGCCAGACCGTCTTCAATGCTGATCAGCGGATACTTTTTGGCCCAGTCGGCATACATGGCAATCAGTTCGTCTGCCGTCTTTTCGGGTTTTGCCTCGGCCGTAAGCGTATAGAGCTTCTTTTCAGTGGAGTAAAATTCGCTGGAGGCAACATCCATACCCACGTAGATGTCTTTGCCGGGTGTATACCCGGCCTTTTCAATGCCTTCCAGCAGGGCTTCCATGGCCTCCTCGTTGGAACGCAGATTGGGGGCAAATCCGCCCTCGTCGCCGCCGGCAGTGGCCAGTCCCTTCTTCTTCAGCACATTTTTCAGGGCATGAAAGGTTTCGGCACCCATGCGCAGGGCTTCGGCAAAAGAGGAAGCGCCGGCGGGCAGAATCATGAATTCCTGGATATCCACATTGTTGTCGGCATGGGCGCCGCCATTCAGGATATTCATCATGGGAACCGGCAAGACTTTGGCGTTAACGCCGCCCAGGTAATGATACAGGGGCATTTCCAGCTCCAGTGCCGCTGCCCTGGCAACAGCCAGCGAAACGCTCAGAATGGCGTTGGCTCCCAGCTTCTCCTTGTTGGCTGTGCCGTCCAGTTCCAGCATGATCCGGTCAATCAGCACCTGTTCGGTGGCCTCAATGCCCAGTAATTTTGGAGCAATGGCCTCATTGACATTTTGTACCGCCTTCATGACCCCCTTGCCACCATAGCGGCCCGCATCCTTATCACGCAGTTCCAAGGCTTCCCGGGTGCCGGTGGATGCTCCGGACGGCACTGCCGCCCGCCCGCGCACGCCGCTTTCCAGATAAACCTCTGCCTCGACTGTGGGGTTTCCCCGGGAATCCAGAATTTCCCGCGCCTGAATGGCAAGAATTTCGCTCATAACCGCCTCCTTCTATGCGTAATCTGCTTTTTGCTCTGTCGATTCATGAAACCACGCTGGCAATCTGGAAGATGGGCAGATACATGGCCACAACCAACCCGCCGATCACGCCACCCAGGAAAACCATCATAAACGGTTCTATCATTGCGGTCAGGTTGTCGACCGCCTGGTCGACTTCCGCATCATAGAAATCGGCCACTTTTTCGAGCATGGTGTCCAGCGCGCCGACCGATTCGCCCACATTGATCATCTGCACCACCATGGGCGGAAAGACCTGCGATTCTTCCAAAGGCTCGGCAATGGGGCGACCTTCGGCAATGGCTGCGGAGACACGTACGATCGCCCGTTCGATAACCTTGTTGCCTGCGGTGCGGGCGACAACCCCCAGGGCATCGAGAATGGGCACGCCACTCTGTAACATGGTGCTTAGGGTGCGTGTAAACTTCGAAACCGCAACCTTGCGGACCAGATCGCCAATGACCGGAGACCACAAGAGCATATGATCCACCTGGAGTCGGCCTCGTTCTGTGTTGTAGTATTTTTTGAAGATCCAAACAAAAAGAAGCACTATGCCGAATATTGCCCACCAGTATGACTTGACAGCATTGCTCAGGTTGACCACCAATTGGGTGGGCGCAGGCAGGGTGGAACCGAAGTCTTTGAACATCTTGTCAAAGACCGGCACAACAAAGATCAGGATAATGGCCAGCACGAGAATACAGATGCCCAGACAGATGACGGGATAGGTCATGGCGCCTTTGATACGTTTTTGCAGGGCCATGGCCTTTTCCTTGAAGTTGGCCAGCCGCTGGAGAATGGTATCCAGAATACCGCCCAGCTCGCCGGCTTCAATCATATTGCAATACAGGCTGTCGTACACCTTGGGATGCTTGCGCATGGAATCGGCCAGGGTGGTGCCGGTCTCCACGTCAGCCTGAATGGCGGTGAGCATCTCCTTGAAAGTGGGATTGTCCTGCTGGCGGGCCAGAATTTGGAGACACTGTACCAAGGGCAGGCCGGCATCGATCATGGTGGAAAGCTGCCGGGTAAAAACGACCACATCCTTGCCCTTGACCTTGGGGCGGAAAAATTTAATATTTTCCAACAGATCCTTGGGCTTTTCCCGGATGCTGGTTTCCTCGATGCGCAGACGTTTCAGATGGGCCCGTACCCCGGCTTCGTCCACTGCCTCTATTTGTCCTTTGCGTTTTTCACCGTGGATGTTGATCCCTTTCCAGATATAAATGGGCATACGGTACTCCAGTAGAGCGGTAAGAGATTAAAAAATGTGATGAGCTTGACAAGTCGCACTTTTTTCCGTATACAAGCTCCCCATCGTGTGAAGGAAAAGCGCAAAGTATACGCCTCTATTGTAGGCAAATGCTTTTTTTGATTCAAGAAAAAGATTTATTTTTTTCAGGAGCTGACATTATGGCAAGCGATATGGCGGCAAAATTTGAACAGGGACTTTTCCTGACCATTGTCGAGCAGTGTGAGGGCTGCGATCGCGTCGTGGCTCACGAGGCAGGCAAATACTGCAGCAGCTATGCCAATCCGGCGGCCAAGTGGCGGCTTGGGATGTGCAATTTCGCCACCCATGCCAAGCCGGAAGTGGCAGCGGTCACTGCTCGCATCAACCCTCTGAAAGCCGCAAAACGCGCGTCCAAGCGCAAGTAGGCAAATCGGGTTTACGCGCAGCCCGCATTGCAGGCCAAGCGCTCAGGAGCCCCCGGCTCCTGAGCGCTTTTTCATTTCCTGCCGACCCCTGTGTAGGCAAAACCAAGGCGGCGCAATGTCTCCGGGTCATAGACGTTGCGCAAATCGATAAAAATTGGCTGGCGCATCAGGCGGCGCAGCTTCCCAAGATCCAGTGCCCGGTACTGGTTCCACTCGGTCATCAGGACCACGCAATCGGCATCCTGGACCGCTTCGTAGGCCGAGCCGACGTACGTGATGCCTTCCGGCAGCATCTTCCGGGCTTCCGGCATGCCCTGCGGGTCATGGACGCGCAGCAGCGCACCCTTTTCCAGAAGGGCCGGCAGGATGGTCAAAGCCGGCGCATCGCGCATGTCATCCGTTTCGGGCTTGAAGGTCAGACCCAGGATGGCAATGCTTTTTCCTGTTTCCGAGCCACCCAGCATCTCCCGAATCTTTTTCACCATGCGGGCCTTTTGCGCCGCATTGACCTCCACGGCGGCTGACACGATGCGCACGTTTTCACCGTATTCCTGTACGATACGCATCAGGGCCAGCGTATCCTTGGGGAAACAGGAACCGCCGTATCCAGGGCCTGGATGGAGAAATTTGTTGCCAATACGGCCGTCCATGCCAATGGCCTTGGCCAGATCGCTCACGTTGGCGCCCACTGCTTCGCAAACATTGGCTATTTCGTTGATATAGCTGATCTTGACCGCAAGAAAGGCATTGGCGGCATACTTGGTCAGCTCCGCGGTTTCGATGCCGGTGCTCACGATGGGCGTGTCGCGCAAAAAAAGCGGCTTGTAGATCGCCCGAAGCACCTGCTCCGCCTGTGGGGATTCGACCCCGATGACCACCCGGTCCGGGCGCATGAAGTCGCCCAATGCCGCGCCTTCCCGCAGAAATTCCGGATTGGAAGCCATATCGAAATCGGCGTCGGGCCTGGTTTCACGGATGATGCGTTCCACCTGCCGGGCTGTGCCGATTGGCACGGTGCTCTTGTCCACCACCACGGTATAGCCCTGGAGAAAAGGCGCCAGCTCCCTGGCCGCCGCATGGATATAGGTGAGGTCGGCATAGCCGTCCCCACGGCGGGATGTGGGCGTGCCCACCGCGATAAAAACGGCATCAGCTTCCGGAATGGCCTGGGCCATTTCGGTGGTGAAAGACAATCGGCCTTCCTGCACATTGTGCCGCACCATGACATCAAGTCCTGGTTCGTAAATGGGCATCTCGCCGTTTTGCAGGGCTGTAATTTTTTCAGCGTTCTTGTCAATGCAGCTGACCGTGTGACCGAATTCGGCAAAGCAGGTGCCTGTCACCAGGCCGACGTAGCCGGTGCCTATCATGGCAATATTCATCGTTCCGCTCCTTTGGGCGGACGGGCGCCGAAAATAGCCGTGCCGACCCGCACTATGGTCGCCCCTTCTTCAATGGCAGCCTCGTAATCGCCCGACATGCCCATCGAGAGTTCAACCTGTTGATTGTTCGAGAAAAGTTCCCGTTGTGCATACTCTTTGCCCATCTCCCTGAGCATCCGGAAATAGGGACGGCTTGCCTCGGGATCGTCGAAATGGGGCGGCAGGGCCATGAGCCCCAGACAGTGCAGGTGCGGGCAGGCACTCCTTATCGCCTCAAGCAGCATACCGGTTTCCTGTGGCATCACGCCCGCCTTTTGCGGCTCTTCGCCGATGTTGACCTGCACAAGAATGTTGAGTCCCCGGCCGAGCGCAGCAGCAGCCTCGTCGAGCCGGCGTGCCGGCTTGAGCCGGTCCACGCTTTCCACCGTGTCGAACAGGGCTGCAATGTCCCGGCATTTATTGCTCTGCAGGTGCCCGATGAAGTGCCAGCTTGCCCCGTGGCCCAACCGGGGAATTTTTTCCTGGGCCTCCTGCAGATAGTTTTCGCCGAACAGCGTCTGTCCGCAGTCCATGGCCGCCCTGACGAGCTCGGGCGGCACAGTTTTGCTGACCGCCATCAGCCTGACGAGGCCGGGTTCACGGCCGGCACGCTGGGCGACAGCGGCGATATGCTCTGAAATCTGGCGGATCCTCTCACAAATGGGTGTCACGACAGCGCAGCCTCGGGAAGGTGAAAAATTTTGCAGGTATTGGCCGTTGTTCGCCGGGCCACCTCGGCAAGCGGCAGGCCTTTCAGGTCGGCCAGCATCCGGGCGGTATGCACCAGACGGGCCGGTTCGTTACGTTTGCCGCGATACGGCACGGGTGTCAGATAGGGACTGTCCGTTTCCAGCATGAGGTGAGACAGATCCAGGGCCCGCGCCACCTCGCGGAGGAGGGCGGCGTTTTTGAAGGTGAGCACGCCGGAAAAAGCGATCATGAAGCCGCGCTCCGCCATCTCCTGCGCCAAACGCAGATCGCCTGAAAAGCAGTGCATGACACCGCCCCGGGGCAGATGACCAGCCTTTCGGATACAGGCTGCGATATCCCCGTGTGCGTTGCGGTCATGAATCACGACCGGCAGGTTCAATTCCTTTGCCAGCGCCAGTTGGCGCGAGAACACCCTTTGCTGCTCTGCAGCCGTGATCCCGGAACACACGTAGTCAAGCCCGATCTCGCCTATGGCCACGACTTTTTCTTTCCGGGCCAGTTCCGCAATGCAGGCCAGCACGCCCTCGTCAAAGCCGGCCGCTTCCTCCGGATGCACGCCCACGCAGGCAAACACGGGCCGATATGCCGCGGCCAGAGCCACGGCTGCTGCTGAGGAAGTGCAATCAGTGCCCAGGGTCACGATCTGGCGCACTCCGGCCTGAGCTGCGTTGGCCAGAATTTGGGGCACTACGCCCTGATACTCTTCCGCGTGCAGATGGCAGTGGCTGTCGATCAGGGTGAACGGCAGGGCTGCGGCTGTCTGCGTGGTCGGCTCGATGTTCATGAACGCTTGGTCGGGTTCCCCGCCGGCCCTGATGGAAAGATTTGACATCGGAGTGGGTTTTTTTTACAATCCTGCCGCCAGATGCGCGGTAGAACAACAGCGCAGAGTCCACGAGGATCGCAGGGTATTTCTCCTTTTGTATAAGGCTGCCCACTGTACCTTGCCCCTCTTGTGTTCTGCAAGCGCTTTGTTGTCAGGGGAGCACTCCGCCGCCAATCGACTTTGACTTTTATCCATGAGGAGCAACCATGAACAGAAAAAACCTCGGCTTCCTGCTGTGCCTGACCCTGGCCTGCATCCTGCTCACCGCAACGGCCTGCACCCGTGGCTACCGGCAGGGTCCCAATACGGTCGCGGGCAGTATGGAAGGTGCCGGCCTCGAGGGCGGCGCTTTGCCCCAGGTGAACAGTTTTGCAAACGATATCAACGATATCCCGATCCCGTCCGAACTCAAATGGCAACGTGGCGACTCCATGGCCATTACCACCGAGTCCTTCCGTGGAGGCGTTCTGACCTATACCGGCAATGCCAGCATGACTTCCCTCAGGGATTATATGGTGGCCGCCATGCGGGACAACCAGTGGCGCATGGTGGGCGAAACCGCGGCCAAGGACACCATGCTGGCCTTTGTCAAACCCAACAAAACCTGCATGGTCATCATCAGCGAATCCTGGCTCAAAAGATCGGAAGTCAAACTCTACATTGCCATTGACAACGCCGCCTCCGGCAATGTCAATCCCTTTGGGGAAGCGATCCCGCAGTAAGGTCATATCGATGCCCGCTTTGCAGGGCAAGCGCGTCCTTTTTGGCGTCACCGGGTCCATTGCAGCCTACAAGGCTGCGGAATGGGTGCGTGCGCTGGTGCAGGAAGAGGCGCTGGTGCAGGTCATCCTGACCGAGGCAGCGGAGCGCTTTGTCACGCCGCTGAGCTTCGCCACTCTCTCGGGTGCGCCGGTGCAGCGCGACCTGTTTGCCGGAGCCGGGGAAGACCCGATAATGCATATTTCGCTTTCGCGCGAAGCGGATGTCTTCCTGATTGCGCCGGCCAGCGCCCAGACCATTGCCAAGCTGGCCACCGGCATGGCTGACAATCTCCTGACCGCTGCCGTGCTGGCGGCCAGAATTCCGGTTTTGCTTTGCCCGGCCATGAACGTGAACATGTACCGCCATCCGGCGACCCAGGCGAATCTGCGCCGTTTGCGGCAATACGGCTACCTGGTCCTGGAACCGGGCAGTGGCGAGCTGGCCTGCGGCGAGGTGGGCGAAGGCCGCTTGGCGGACTGGGCAGACGCCCGGGAAGCACTGCTCCGCATTTTTGCCGCTCAGGACCTGCGCGGCCTGAAAATTCTGGTGACCGCTGGACCGACCCGGGAGGCCATTGATCCGGTACGTTATCTCAGCAACCGCTCCAGCGGCAAGATGGGTTTTGCCCTGGCCCGCACGGCCATGAGGCGCGGCGCGGCGGTGACCCTGGTGACAGGGCCGGTGGCCTTGCCCGCCCCCCCGGGTGTGGAGGTCATTCGGGTGCAGAGCGCGCACGAGATGGCCGAAGCGGTTTTTGCCCGCGCCCCCCAGAGCCGGGTGCTTGTCAAGGCGGCCGCGGTGGCGGATTTCACGGTGGCGGCGCCTGCCGAACACAAAATAAAGAAGAGTGGCGAGGAGCTGTCCCTGCCGCTGAGCGCCACTGTCGACATTTTGCGGGAGCTGGGCGCGCGCAAGGAGCCCCGGCAGTTGCTGGTGGGTTTCGCCGCTGAGAGTCAGGCGCATTATCAGGAGGGCGAGCGCAAGCTCAGGGAAAAGAATCTGGATCTGATCGTGGTGAACGATGTTCTGGACGGGCAAAGCGGCTTTGCCGTGGACACCAATCAGGTGACCCTGATCGGCAAAAATGGCCGGCAGGAAATGCCACTGCTCAGCAAGGAAGACACCGCTGACCGGATTTGGGATGCCGTGCGCGCTTTGCTGGATGCACAGGACGCGGTGGCGGACTGACGGCCATGGCACTCAGCCGGTCCGCGCAAAAACGGCAGAGGCGGCAGGTGGAACGGCTGGCCGCTGGACTGGCGGCCCTGCCCGCCAACCTGCATGCCGCCATGCCCTGTTCTGAAGAACTGGCCCATCAGATCCGCGCTGCCGCTGGCATGAAGGGCGGGGCGCGGCAGAGGCAGATGAAGTATGTGAGCAAACTGCTGGCTGCCAGTGGGCAGGAGGAGGCGTTGGCCCGCTTTCTTGCACAGCATCAGGGCCGGGCAGCGGCCGAGGCCCACAATCTGCACCAGATTGAAAGCTGCCGCGACGCCCTGATCACCGAGGCACTGGCCCTGGCCGCCGAAAATGGCCAAGGCAATCCGGGCGAGACCTGGTCCAGCCAGGTGCTGGGCGAGTTGCAGGCCACTCTGCCGGAGCTGGACAGCCGCGCCCTGCTGCTTCTGGCCGGCCGCTTCGCCGCCACCCGCGACCCCCGCTACAGTCGGGAAATTTTCCGCACCTTCAAGGCAGCCTTTGCGGCAAAGGAACGGGCTGCTGCCGACAGGATGCCGTCCTAGGCTCAGGCCTTCTGCACTGCCGCTTTTCTCTGCAGGTCCCGCACATAGGTGGCAGCCGCCATGCCGGCCACGCAGCCCTCGCCGACTGCCTTGGCCATCTGGAAAGGCGGGCCGGTGATGTCGCCCGCCGCGTAGACGCCTGCAATGTTCGTTTCCTGCTGCCGGTTGACCGCAATGTACTGCATGGTGTCGGTGTCGAGCGCCACGCCGATTTGGGTGGCCAGCTCCAGTGCGCCTTTGGATCCCAGTTCGATAAAAAGTCCGTC
This region includes:
- a CDS encoding DUF615 domain-containing protein, coding for MALSRSAQKRQRRQVERLAAGLAALPANLHAAMPCSEELAHQIRAAAGMKGGARQRQMKYVSKLLAASGQEEALARFLAQHQGRAAAEAHNLHQIESCRDALITEALALAAENGQGNPGETWSSQVLGELQATLPELDSRALLLLAGRFAATRDPRYSREIFRTFKAAFAAKERAAADRMPS
- a CDS encoding YggS family pyridoxal phosphate-dependent enzyme, translating into MTPICERIRQISEHIAAVAQRAGREPGLVRLMAVSKTVPPELVRAAMDCGQTLFGENYLQEAQEKIPRLGHGASWHFIGHLQSNKCRDIAALFDTVESVDRLKPARRLDEAAAALGRGLNILVQVNIGEEPQKAGVMPQETGMLLEAIRSACPHLHCLGLMALPPHFDDPEASRPYFRMLREMGKEYAQRELFSNNQQVELSMGMSGDYEAAIEEGATIVRVGTAIFGARPPKGAER
- a CDS encoding PxxKW family cysteine-rich protein, producing MLFLIQEKDLFFSGADIMASDMAAKFEQGLFLTIVEQCEGCDRVVAHEAGKYCSSYANPAAKWRLGMCNFATHAKPEVAAVTARINPLKAAKRASKRK
- a CDS encoding integration host factor subunit alpha → MGTLTKTDLVEKIYTSHSTLTKSQAVEAVELFLALAKASLVRGEDLLLSSFGKFTVRDKSERRGRNPQTGKSLTLEARRVVTFKPSGLLRERVNKKS
- a CDS encoding TatD family hydrolase — its product is MNIEPTTQTAAALPFTLIDSHCHLHAEEYQGVVPQILANAAQAGVRQIVTLGTDCTSSAAAVALAAAYRPVFACVGVHPEEAAGFDEGVLACIAELARKEKVVAIGEIGLDYVCSGITAAEQQRVFSRQLALAKELNLPVVIHDRNAHGDIAACIRKAGHLPRGGVMHCFSGDLRLAQEMAERGFMIAFSGVLTFKNAALLREVARALDLSHLMLETDSPYLTPVPYRGKRNEPARLVHTARMLADLKGLPLAEVARRTTANTCKIFHLPEAALS
- the eno gene encoding phosphopyruvate hydratase; its protein translation is MSEILAIQAREILDSRGNPTVEAEVYLESGVRGRAAVPSGASTGTREALELRDKDAGRYGGKGVMKAVQNVNEAIAPKLLGIEATEQVLIDRIMLELDGTANKEKLGANAILSVSLAVARAAALELEMPLYHYLGGVNAKVLPVPMMNILNGGAHADNNVDIQEFMILPAGASSFAEALRMGAETFHALKNVLKKKGLATAGGDEGGFAPNLRSNEEAMEALLEGIEKAGYTPGKDIYVGMDVASSEFYSTEKKLYTLTAEAKPEKTADELIAMYADWAKKYPLISIEDGLAENDWDGWKKLTQALGDRMQLVGDDIFVTNTSILKEGIAQGIGNSILVKLNQIGSLTETIDAVEMAHRARYTAVISHRSGETEDSTIADLAVALNSGQIKTGAPSRSDRVAKYNQLLRIEDELGRAARFAGKEAFHCLSKA
- a CDS encoding UDP-glucose dehydrogenase family protein, with the translated sequence MNIAMIGTGYVGLVTGTCFAEFGHTVSCIDKNAEKITALQNGEMPIYEPGLDVMVRHNVQEGRLSFTTEMAQAIPEADAVFIAVGTPTSRRGDGYADLTYIHAAARELAPFLQGYTVVVDKSTVPIGTARQVERIIRETRPDADFDMASNPEFLREGAALGDFMRPDRVVIGVESPQAEQVLRAIYKPLFLRDTPIVSTGIETAELTKYAANAFLAVKISYINEIANVCEAVGANVSDLAKAIGMDGRIGNKFLHPGPGYGGSCFPKDTLALMRIVQEYGENVRIVSAAVEVNAAQKARMVKKIREMLGGSETGKSIAILGLTFKPETDDMRDAPALTILPALLEKGALLRVHDPQGMPEARKMLPEGITYVGSAYEAVQDADCVVLMTEWNQYRALDLGKLRRLMRQPIFIDLRNVYDPETLRRLGFAYTGVGRK
- the coaBC gene encoding bifunctional phosphopantothenoylcysteine decarboxylase/phosphopantothenate--cysteine ligase CoaBC, translated to MPALQGKRVLFGVTGSIAAYKAAEWVRALVQEEALVQVILTEAAERFVTPLSFATLSGAPVQRDLFAGAGEDPIMHISLSREADVFLIAPASAQTIAKLATGMADNLLTAAVLAARIPVLLCPAMNVNMYRHPATQANLRRLRQYGYLVLEPGSGELACGEVGEGRLADWADAREALLRIFAAQDLRGLKILVTAGPTREAIDPVRYLSNRSSGKMGFALARTAMRRGAAVTLVTGPVALPAPPGVEVIRVQSAHEMAEAVFARAPQSRVLVKAAAVADFTVAAPAEHKIKKSGEELSLPLSATVDILRELGARKEPRQLLVGFAAESQAHYQEGERKLREKNLDLIVVNDVLDGQSGFAVDTNQVTLIGKNGRQEMPLLSKEDTADRIWDAVRALLDAQDAVAD
- a CDS encoding type II secretion system F family protein produces the protein MPIYIWKGINIHGEKRKGQIEAVDEAGVRAHLKRLRIEETSIREKPKDLLENIKFFRPKVKGKDVVVFTRQLSTMIDAGLPLVQCLQILARQQDNPTFKEMLTAIQADVETGTTLADSMRKHPKVYDSLYCNMIEAGELGGILDTILQRLANFKEKAMALQKRIKGAMTYPVICLGICILVLAIILIFVVPVFDKMFKDFGSTLPAPTQLVVNLSNAVKSYWWAIFGIVLLFVWIFKKYYNTERGRLQVDHMLLWSPVIGDLVRKVAVSKFTRTLSTMLQSGVPILDALGVVARTAGNKVIERAIVRVSAAIAEGRPIAEPLEESQVFPPMVVQMINVGESVGALDTMLEKVADFYDAEVDQAVDNLTAMIEPFMMVFLGGVIGGLVVAMYLPIFQIASVVS
- a CDS encoding TIGR01777 family oxidoreductase, whose protein sequence is MKILITGGTGFVGSAMAQGHVVTVIGSSGKSCRRHQALADLSCITADTTRPGPWQDAVASQDALINLAGKSVFTLWTKAAKAAILDSRIETTRNLVAAIPKGNGMVLLSASAAGYYGNGGEEEHSEAHPGGSDFLARVCREWEALAQGAEDKGARVVIMRLAVVLGKAGGALQSMRLPFQLGLGGPIGKGRQWFPWIHLADLVAAAQFLLDCESCHGPFNCSAPEAVRQIEFARTLAAQLGRPAFFPAPAPLMRLALGEFGQSLLQGQKVLPRALEEKGFVFSYPKLEQALRDLLHR